In Flavobacterium gelatinilyticum, a genomic segment contains:
- a CDS encoding phosphatase PAP2 family protein translates to MLFKITSLVLIFSFLSTNAQQNDSIAKTDSISSSQLKFNYKQLIIPTVLIGYGAIGLGENNLINLDRLIKSKVEKNIDKKITIDDFSQYAPALSVYALNMAGIKGKNNLRDRSVILATSYLIMGASTNGLKYIIQEERPDRSSRNSFPSGHTATAFMGAEFLYQEYKHKSVWYGIAGYSVATITGLFRIYNNRHWLTDVAAGAGIGILSTKAAYWINPYMTKVLFKSSPENKSTAMIMPFYNGQQYGLAFVKVF, encoded by the coding sequence ATGTTATTTAAAATTACCTCTCTGGTACTTATATTCAGTTTCTTAAGTACAAATGCTCAACAAAATGATTCAATTGCTAAAACTGACAGCATTTCTTCGTCTCAGCTAAAATTCAATTATAAGCAATTAATTATTCCAACTGTCTTAATAGGATATGGCGCTATTGGCCTTGGGGAAAATAATCTGATAAACCTAGACAGATTAATTAAATCGAAAGTCGAAAAAAATATTGATAAAAAAATTACCATTGATGATTTTTCGCAATATGCTCCGGCATTATCAGTTTATGCTTTGAATATGGCTGGCATAAAAGGCAAAAACAATCTTCGTGACCGTTCAGTAATTCTTGCTACTTCCTATCTTATCATGGGTGCCAGCACTAACGGCTTAAAATATATTATACAGGAAGAAAGACCAGATAGAAGCTCCCGCAATTCCTTTCCGTCAGGACACACTGCCACCGCTTTTATGGGGGCCGAATTTTTATATCAGGAATACAAACATAAATCTGTTTGGTATGGCATTGCCGGTTACTCTGTCGCAACAATTACAGGATTATTTCGAATTTACAACAACCGTCATTGGCTGACTGATGTTGCTGCGGGAGCCGGAATTGGGATTTTGAGTACAAAAGCAGCTTACTGGATCAATCCATATATGACTAAAGTATTATTTAAATCATCACCTGAAAACAAATCGACTGCCATGATAATGCCGTTTTATAATGGTCAGCAATATGGTTTGGCTTTTGTTAAAGTTTTTTAA
- a CDS encoding sensor protein KdpD, whose product MENENNAQHFLDLIQKSRKGKFKIYIGMSAGVGKTFRMLQEAHSLLKNGIDVKIGYIETHMRKETHELLSGLPIIPRRTIFYKGKELEELDVQAIINLRPEVVIVDELAHTNVEGSKNEKRWQDVLEILEAGINVISAVNIQHIESLNSAVKRITNIDVQERIPDNVLRLADEVVNIDLTSEDLIARLKEGKIYTADKIQMALQNFFKSEQILQLRELALKEVASQVVRKVESEVPNLHALRHEKLLACISSNDKTAKIVIRKAARLASYYNGSWYVLYVETPPETPTRIALDKQRHLINNFKLAVQLGAEVIKLENSNIANAILTTVEEKQITTVCIGKPHLNLFKVILSTTIFRRLLNKLSLSNVDLVILS is encoded by the coding sequence ATGGAAAACGAAAATAACGCACAGCACTTTCTGGATTTGATTCAGAAATCCCGGAAAGGAAAATTCAAAATCTACATTGGAATGAGCGCCGGTGTGGGCAAGACTTTCCGCATGCTTCAGGAAGCGCATTCGTTATTGAAAAACGGAATCGATGTAAAAATCGGCTACATCGAAACGCATATGCGGAAGGAAACGCATGAATTATTGTCTGGTCTGCCGATTATTCCGCGACGGACTATTTTTTATAAAGGAAAAGAACTCGAAGAACTCGATGTTCAAGCCATCATAAACCTTAGACCAGAAGTGGTTATTGTTGATGAATTGGCGCATACAAATGTGGAAGGAAGCAAAAATGAGAAACGCTGGCAGGATGTTCTGGAAATTCTGGAAGCTGGAATTAATGTGATTTCGGCGGTTAATATTCAGCATATCGAGAGTTTAAATTCAGCTGTAAAACGCATTACAAATATTGATGTTCAGGAAAGAATTCCGGATAATGTTTTGCGTCTGGCTGATGAAGTGGTGAATATCGATTTGACTTCGGAAGATTTGATTGCGCGTTTAAAGGAAGGGAAAATATATACGGCAGATAAAATTCAGATGGCTTTGCAAAACTTTTTCAAATCGGAACAAATTCTGCAATTGCGCGAATTGGCTTTGAAAGAAGTGGCAAGTCAGGTCGTTCGAAAAGTAGAAAGCGAGGTTCCGAATCTGCATGCTTTACGTCATGAAAAATTGTTGGCTTGTATAAGCAGTAATGATAAAACGGCTAAAATCGTAATTAGAAAAGCAGCGCGTTTGGCAAGTTATTACAACGGAAGCTGGTATGTTTTATATGTTGAAACTCCGCCAGAAACCCCTACAAGAATCGCACTTGATAAACAAAGGCATTTAATTAATAACTTTAAACTCGCAGTGCAATTGGGAGCCGAAGTTATTAAATTGGAAAATTCGAATATTGCCAATGCGATTTTGACGACTGTAGAAGAAAAACAAATTACAACTGTCTGCATCGGGAAACCGCATTTGAATTTATTTAAAGTAATTTTGTCTACAACAATTTTCAGGCGTCTGCTGAATAAATTGTCGTTATCAAACGTTGATCTTGTTATTCTGTCGTGA
- a CDS encoding ATP-binding protein has protein sequence MRIKTKLNLGVGLLFLMIIILSLVSAYSVFLIKQDTENILKSNYNTLEYSRNMIFALDGMKSDSKKTIQNFEENLEKQTRNITEPGEKQATEKLKESFALLSKNNSDETVKAQIRQDIFAIMKLNLDAIKQKSDIAKHSAETANLSIAIVGTLCFLIAFNLLVNLPNNIANPIKELTLSIKEIANKNYSERVHFTSHSEFGDLAKSFNTMAQKLEEYHDSNVYKLLFEKKRLETLINNMNDPIIGLDNEGIVLFVNDEALKIIGLKLEDIIGKPSSALAVSNDLIRSLILKESKIPKKQPLKIFAHGKESYFEKEIHNITITPTGEEKEINIGDVIILRNITLFKELDFAKTNFIATVSHELKTPIASIKLSLQLLENAKTGNMNDDQKQLVESIKDDSQRLLKITGELLNLSQLETGNIQLNIGKSNPHEIVKYAVEAVKIQADQKQIQLIVDANESLKSVKADAEKTGWVLINYLSNAIRYSSEKSTILIKLKEENNQMVFQVIDTGLGIDTRYKDKVFDKYFQIPGSQKSGTGLGLAISKEFIEAQNGNVGVESNLGLGSTFWFSLKV, from the coding sequence ATGAGAATTAAAACCAAATTGAATCTGGGTGTTGGATTGTTATTTTTAATGATCATCATTCTCTCTTTAGTGAGTGCTTATTCTGTTTTTTTGATTAAGCAGGATACCGAAAACATCTTGAAATCGAATTACAATACGCTGGAATATTCGCGAAATATGATTTTTGCTTTGGACGGAATGAAATCGGATTCGAAAAAAACAATTCAGAATTTTGAAGAAAATCTCGAAAAGCAAACCCGAAATATTACAGAACCAGGCGAAAAACAAGCGACTGAAAAACTGAAAGAAAGTTTCGCTCTTCTCTCTAAAAACAATTCTGATGAAACTGTAAAAGCACAAATCCGTCAGGATATTTTTGCTATTATGAAACTGAATCTCGATGCTATAAAACAGAAAAGTGACATCGCCAAACATTCTGCTGAAACGGCTAATTTGTCGATTGCGATTGTGGGCACTTTGTGTTTTTTAATTGCTTTTAATTTATTGGTTAACCTTCCAAATAATATTGCCAATCCAATTAAAGAATTAACGTTAAGTATTAAAGAAATCGCTAATAAAAACTACTCTGAACGTGTTCATTTTACCAGTCACAGCGAATTTGGAGATCTTGCCAAATCGTTTAATACGATGGCACAAAAGCTCGAAGAATATCACGACAGTAATGTTTATAAACTCCTTTTTGAGAAAAAACGACTGGAAACGCTGATCAATAATATGAATGATCCCATTATTGGTTTGGATAATGAAGGAATTGTTTTGTTTGTGAATGATGAAGCGCTGAAAATTATTGGTTTGAAATTGGAAGACATTATTGGAAAACCTTCGTCTGCATTGGCGGTTTCTAATGATTTGATTCGTTCTTTGATTCTGAAAGAAAGTAAAATTCCGAAAAAACAGCCTCTCAAAATTTTTGCTCACGGAAAAGAAAGTTATTTCGAAAAAGAAATCCATAATATCACCATAACGCCAACTGGTGAAGAAAAAGAAATCAATATTGGCGATGTAATTATTCTGCGAAATATTACGCTTTTTAAAGAATTGGATTTTGCCAAAACTAATTTTATTGCCACCGTTTCACACGAATTAAAAACGCCAATTGCCTCTATAAAATTAAGTCTCCAATTGCTTGAAAATGCTAAAACGGGCAATATGAACGACGATCAGAAACAATTGGTAGAAAGCATAAAAGACGATAGTCAGCGTTTGTTGAAAATTACAGGCGAATTACTCAATTTATCACAATTAGAAACGGGAAATATTCAGTTGAATATTGGCAAAAGCAATCCACACGAAATTGTAAAATATGCTGTTGAAGCTGTAAAAATTCAGGCGGATCAAAAACAGATTCAGTTAATTGTGGATGCCAATGAAAGCCTCAAAAGCGTAAAAGCAGATGCAGAAAAAACCGGCTGGGTTTTGATTAATTATTTATCCAACGCCATTCGGTACTCTTCTGAAAAAAGTACAATTCTCATTAAATTAAAAGAAGAAAATAATCAAATGGTTTTTCAGGTTATCGATACCGGACTCGGAATTGACACTAGATATAAAGACAAAGTTTTTGATAAATATTTCCAAATTCCGGGAAGCCAGAAATCGGGAACGGGATTAGGTTTAGCGATCAGCAAAGAATTTATTGAAGCTCAAAACGGAAACGTTGGCGTTGAGAGCAATTTAGGATTGGGAAGTACGTTTTGGTTTTCATTGAAGGTATAA
- a CDS encoding porin: MKKIILTALIAFGFSNLHAQSASKSPFTFSGYVDVYYSYDFGKPENHTRPNFFYNYNRSNEVNLNLGLAKVNYSKGNVRGNFALMAGTYAQYNMSAEQDLLKNIYEANVGVKISHKHDLWIDAGIMPSHIGFESAIGKDCANLTRSILAENSPYYEAGVKIGYTSDSGKWYLAAMYLNGWQRIQKIDGNQTPAFGTQVTYKPTDKVVLNWSTYAGNEQPDIDKKWRYFNNFYGQFKVTDKTNLTAGFDIGSQQSAKNSNKYDTWFSPVLILQYKPTDKIQLAARGEYYSDEKVVIIGTETPNGFKTYGFSANFDYLITDTIMFRIEARNLSSKDEIFTKNNLPTDTNTFVTTALAISF, encoded by the coding sequence AGACGTTTATTATAGTTATGATTTCGGGAAACCGGAAAATCATACGCGACCAAACTTTTTTTATAATTATAACCGAAGTAATGAGGTAAACCTGAATTTAGGTTTGGCGAAAGTGAATTATTCGAAAGGAAATGTCCGAGGGAATTTTGCGCTGATGGCGGGAACTTATGCCCAATATAATATGTCGGCTGAGCAGGATTTGCTGAAAAATATTTACGAAGCGAATGTTGGTGTGAAGATTTCGCACAAACATGATTTGTGGATTGATGCGGGAATTATGCCTTCGCATATTGGTTTTGAAAGTGCGATTGGAAAAGACTGCGCAAATTTAACCCGAAGCATTCTAGCTGAGAATTCGCCTTATTATGAAGCGGGCGTAAAAATTGGTTATACTTCTGATTCTGGAAAATGGTATTTGGCGGCAATGTATTTAAACGGCTGGCAACGAATTCAGAAAATAGACGGGAATCAAACTCCGGCTTTTGGAACGCAGGTTACCTATAAACCTACTGACAAAGTGGTTTTGAATTGGAGTACATACGCAGGAAACGAACAGCCAGATATCGATAAAAAATGGCGTTATTTTAATAATTTCTACGGACAATTTAAAGTAACAGACAAAACGAATCTAACGGCTGGTTTTGATATTGGTTCGCAACAATCGGCTAAAAACAGTAACAAATATGATACGTGGTTTTCACCTGTTTTGATTCTGCAATACAAACCGACAGATAAAATTCAGCTGGCAGCGCGAGGTGAATATTACAGCGACGAAAAAGTAGTAATTATCGGGACAGAAACGCCAAACGGATTTAAAACTTATGGATTTTCAGCTAACTTTGATTACTTAATTACTGATACTATTATGTTTAGAATTGAAGCAAGAAATCTGTCAAGCAAAGATGAAATTTTTACCAAAAACAATCTGCCAACAGACACTAATACTTTTGTAACGACAGCTTTGGCTATTTCATTTTAA